The genomic region GAGGTCAATCCATAATGAACCCATTTGGATTCGGGCCCCAACGTTTCCGCGACCGCACGGGTGAACGCCACCACATCATGACGGGTATCCTGCTCAATCTCCAGAATACGTCCGATGTCGATCCGGGCGTTTTGCCGGATTTTCTCTACATCCTCTTTGGGAATGACGCCCAATTCCGCCCAGGCCTCACACGCCAAAATCTCCACTTCCAGCCATGCGCGGTATCGGTTTTCATCGTTCCAGATTTCCTTCATTTCCGGTCGTGTGTATCGTTCAATCACAGCATTCCCTCTCCTTCAACAACGACTCGATGATCCGTTTTGATCGGGCTGTGCACCCCATTTCCCACTCAATCCCATCGGGAATGAGCAGGTTCTGTGTGGAGCTGAAGACGGAAAATCGTAACTCACGTCCTTGTGAACAACCTGGAAATTGGTTAACCCTTCCTTAGGTCAAGCTCCACCCTCACCGTTCTCAGTAAGGGTTAAATGTTCTCGAACCTGACCATGTCTTCGTCTTCCCAAATACCGAGCTGTTGAACCGTTCCCCACGCTTCTGCCAGCGACTCGCCCAATACGGTGACGTGACCCATTTTGCGTCCGGGTTTCGCCTCTTTTTTCCCGTACAGATGCACCTTCACATTGTCAGGTAAGGTCGGAATCCGCTGCATCAACGGCTCCACATGCTCCCCCAGTATGTTGACCATCACGGCCGGGGTTAACAAGCGAGGCGAGCCCAACGGCAGCCCGCAAATCGCCCGCAGAAACTGCTCAAACTGCGAAGTTGCGCAAGCATCGTACGTAAAATGTCCGGAGTTGTGCGGACGCGGGGCCAACTCGTTCACCAGCAATTGTCCGTCCTCCAAGAGGAACATTTCCACTGCGCAAAGTCCCGTTATTTCCAGTTTCTCCGCTACATCGCGGGCCAGCCGTTCGGCACGGGCGGCGATGCGTTCGTAGACCGGCGCAGGTGCCAGCGTCGCGTGCAAAATATGATGGCGGTGAATGTTTTCCACCACAGGGAATGTGGCAATCTGGCCATGGATATTTCGTGCCACCACCACCGACAATTCTTTGATAAACGGGACAAACTGTTCCAGAATGCAGGGTTCCCACGGACGGGACAGCGACTGCCAAGCGGGCTCCACGTCTTCTACCCCGCGCAAAATTCGCTGACCTTTCCCGTCGTATCCGCCCGTGACCGTCTTCAGCACACACGGATACCCCAACTCTGCAGCGGCGTCACGCAATTGCTTCGCGTCGTGGACCACCCGAAATGCGGCGACGGGAATGCCGCAAGCGTCCAGCGTCACTTTTTCCCGTATCCGATGCTGGGTGATTTCCAGCAGCCGACTGCCTTGTGGGACAAAAACTTTTTGCTCCAACCGTTTGACCACTTCAGGATCGATGTTTTCAAATTCGT from Polycladomyces subterraneus harbors:
- the purK gene encoding 5-(carboxyamino)imidazole ribonucleotide synthase is translated as MMELQVKPPTVLLPGSTVGILGGGQLGRMVILEGRKLGYRFVTLDPSPDCPGSQVSDHHFAAGYHDVLAAEQLGEWSDVVAYEFENIDPEVVKRLEQKVFVPQGSRLLEITQHRIREKVTLDACGIPVAAFRVVHDAKQLRDAAAELGYPCVLKTVTGGYDGKGQRILRGVEDVEPAWQSLSRPWEPCILEQFVPFIKELSVVVARNIHGQIATFPVVENIHRHHILHATLAPAPVYERIAARAERLARDVAEKLEITGLCAVEMFLLEDGQLLVNELAPRPHNSGHFTYDACATSQFEQFLRAICGLPLGSPRLLTPAVMVNILGEHVEPLMQRIPTLPDNVKVHLYGKKEAKPGRKMGHVTVLGESLAEAWGTVQQLGIWEDEDMVRFENI